The DNA segment aATACTGATTGTTATCTACCCgaacaaaaattattaaattcaaatagttggatttaataataataaatttaatatgattaaatttcaaGGCNTGATGCATTTTAAAATTGATTGGACAATGCATTTAAAGTGTGGGGAactaataaatgaaaaaaaaaaaacatgcaattCAATTGATCTACGTAAGAATTGAAATGATAATGTTTGAAAAATGATAGTAGGACAATCATTTATTAAATGAGCCATGTAATTAAATAGAGGTGTGATTGAAGAAGGGTTAATTCAATAATTCTTGCTTCTCTCTCAACTTCGCTCTTGGCTAAttgatgaaataaattttattttgttttcgtGCTTCTTGATTTGTTTTGAGAAAATCGGATAGTTGTCTAGTGCTAGCTATTTTGAGGAAGATATATACAGTTGGTGGACCGGATTTTGGCGGTTCGTGGTAGCGGCAAAGTCAAGCCGTGCAGTCAAATTTGGACAAGATTATCGTCACCACGATCTAGGTCGTGTGGTAATCTCTattcatgtatttattttatttacacgtATATGCTAAATATGAATCAAAGACAATCGATCGTCACTGAAATATCGTATatctgaaaaattttaaattttcgctGCGTTTTAGATCTGGTTTTGGGGGCAAATAAGATGGTTTAGTAGTGGTTATTCCTTCAAATGTATGCCTTTCTTGTGCTTTTTTGTTGGAATGAAGTATTCGTTTGAGTTCATATAGAGGGAAatggaaatgaaaccctaactgCTTATATATTAAACTATAAATTAAAGAATTTGATatgtataaattattatttaattaagtgtGGTGGAATGTAAATGCTCTTTGTTTTCGAACAGAACAGCATTGAGACGAGCCCGTGACTGctatgaattttatttatttatttatttattggatAAAATTTGATAGTAAAAAAAGCATCAAATATAGCctttagcaaaaaaaaaaaacaaaaaaaaaaacaaaacaaaacaaaacaaaaaaaaaagagagaaatattttgTACAGTTTTTAATAAGTTTTGATTGATTGTCAAAGACAATATTGTAAATGGTAATGTTACAAGGAATATTTGTAATTATCATGTTATAAAACTCAATGGTAAACCAATCATGATCATATTgcatttgagtttttattttttacataataaTTTGAAGTGatgaacaaattaaaattttgataaactaTTCATGATTTTAATCACCGcgatcttttaaataattttttatgttttttccaTATATTGTACACAAAAATACAAATCCTATTTTCATGTCCCTATGTAAAACTTTTCATTTGGCCACTATGATATGTATAGTTTGCATGATGATTTAAATTGACCAATTAATTCTAATTGAGTAAATGAAACTTTTAATAGAAAattgtcataaaatagctcTAATATTAACTAACTTGACGATTGAGTTCTTGTTAAGAGGAAAGGCAAAACTATAAAAAGGAAATGATCCTGTGGGCACACGAACAAAACCATGGAACTTGAATTCACTCACACATTGGCTTCAGCATGCATCTTACAAACACTCAAAACATCAAATGATAATAGTTAAAACGAATTGCTTATTGGCTATCAATCATCTTTGGTGTCCGCAACACTAAAATACATGATACTGAGTGCTGTAGAAGGAACTGCATATTGCCTATCAGAAAACCAATTCTTGACAATACCTTGGAATGGATCATGCGGGTTTGATTCAGGCCATCTATCCACCAATCTGAAACCATATTCCGATGCAGCAGAAGTCAAATATAGCTCGTCTACTCTGCGCAAAACATGGCATAAAATCAAAACTGGTTTTTGATCCTGTTCCATAATTCTGCCGGATGACATCAATTCTCGTGCGGTAGCAAACAGGGGATTAATAGCCTGAGGAATATATGTTACATCCGTGCCAATAATAACATCAAATCTTTTCCTGTTTAGTTTCCGTATAGCTTCTATGTCGGTTTCATTACCCCATTCTAGTTTTCTAGTGTGTAGTGTATCGAGAAATGGTGATTCGAGGTTTGAGGATACATTTTCAGTCAAGAATTTGAGTACTTTTGTGTCACCATCAGTGGCAACAACGAGGTTGGCAGATCTAGCAGCAATCATTGAACAGATTCCGCTGCAGCCACATCCAAGTTCTAAAACCCTTTTACCGGAGACAATTTCTTGATTTGTGGCAAGTACATAAGCCATTAACCTAGCTGATTCCCATAGCATTAAGCCTGTTGACGTGCAGGTATGTTGGTACTCTTTTGAAAGTAGTTTTATCTTGAAATTGTAATCCTTTATTGCAACATCAACAACCTGAAAAAGATTAGCAATTCAGGCAAAGGCTCGTAAGATGAAAGAACAAATCCGATATAAATAACCACGGTTTCGGGGTACATCAGGTGTTAGTAAGCGTTTACGAAAGTGAGTTGCAAAGGGTGAGGTGATCATCACCTCTTCACTGGAAGGGGGCACACCAAACATTTCAATGGCCATGCCCtcggagatttcaatttcaaaccCATTTTCAACATCTTTCGGTTTATCATTATCCCCTTGTAGATGACTCACTGCACTGCCAGTTGTACAGTAAGCTGCCTGAAATACAGCTTGAACCCATCGCCTGCAAGAAAAATGCAATCTCCTTATAAAAACGAATACATACACAGTCAAGATGAAATAAGTACAGAATTCAGAGAATCCTTATGTGGCATCTTATGAGCGGGTGAATGTGATTGTGCTATTAGTGGCATTTGGAAGAAGCGAAAGGATATAAAGAGAGCAAATAATCTGTTAGCTGTACTTTTTGCCCTTCTTTTCTCATGTTTGCCAGGAAAATTTTCCGTACACTAACTTTTACAATAGCTGAATTAAGAACGGTATATTTCTGAATTAAAATGTAAAGCTGCACAATTTCTAATATCATCAAGCTAAGCACCACCATCTCCTATTGTAGGCAGGGCATTTCCTGGACGACGATAAAATCAGATATGCAGAGGAAAGAAATACACAGGGTTTGTGATATTTAATAGACGATAACACATCCCAGAACCATCAACAGGCATGTTTGCTCCATGTAAATGTAAGAGCATTACTCATTTTAAGTTTAAACTGAATTCAGCAAAAGCCATCATTATAATATGAAATTGCCCTGCAGGAGGAGGtctttatcaaaataatatcaaataatttaCCTATTCATCACAATCTTTCTCGACCTATTTTCAACTTGCTTGCAGCACAAAACATGTTCTTTCATGTTGAATCCACTTTCTTTGAAAAGATTTTCCAAGAACTCAACTGAGAAGTAGAAAGCTCGCTGGCAAAAGGAATTATTCATACAAAACTGGATATATTCATAACAATTCAAGAAGCTTCAATCTGAATGAAGGTAGCTTACAGTTCCATCACCCCTCACATAGAAGTTTTCGCTGATCTTTTGTTCCTTGCCAATGAACCTTTCCTGTTAGCacgatgaattaaataaaaagatggGACTTGAAACATGCGAGACCAGTACAAGTTGAATTGATGCATTAAAGGAAGAAACTCTAACAAAACAAAATTCATTTGCTTTATGCTACTAGCATTTAAAAGCTATAAGCACAAATCAAATTGAAATAGGTACCAGAAGGCAGAATCAGGCATTTCATAACACAACAATCACAAAGATTAATGTTAATCTGGTCAGAATCTCACCTGAGCAAGATCACCAGTAGCATAATCACGAAACAATATATGACCATTTGGCTGTGTATGGAATAATAATCATATCAGAAAAAATTAAGAGCATATTAAATCAACAATATGTTGTTAGTGTGGCTCAGACAATGACCTTGAGAACTTTTTTGATATTCTGTACCACTAGAGCCATTTTCTCTGGGGACACTGCAGATAAAACAAATATCTATTTAAAAAGTTAGACAGTGGGTTAAAGGAAACATTCTTTGTAATCAAAAGAGGTACAAGAAAATAGACGTGATTTAAAAAACCCATTTGACAACTACATAAAGTTAACCATAATAGAAAAAAAAGTTTGAAGTAATAGCAACTTCATACATACCATTGTCACAATGTCAACGGATGAAGGAGATATATGCAGGTATAAATCATCAATGGTTAGATCACAAACAAATGCATTGATCCTTGCCTCTGTGAAGTCTCTGTGTCTCTGGAATAGTACACATGACAAAACATGTTACCAACAAATGCCTTCGTATGCTACATTTATAACAGTAAAAGCTCAAGACATCACAATGTTCACAACTtaagagataaaaaaaatttattgatattaGCCAattacataaacatataaatacattatcattgtcccaaaatattaaataagaaatCTAACCTTAACCAGATCTACAGCACGAGGTGAGAAATCACATGCATGCACAAATATATCTGGGTATGTTGCAAGCAACGGAAATACAGTATTTCCAGCTCCACAACCAACCTAGTAAAAAGCAATCGTGGTAAGGACCATATTTACACGAAATTCACGTGAAAGGCAGTTAAATATCACCATTCTTTAACGCCGGTTAACTACAAATTGTAACCAGGGGAGATGGAAAAAATGGGAATGAAAAAACACGATCTTGCTCATCTTCATAGGTGATACAAACAATCCATGGGGCATGGCTGAGATGAGTTGGATTCTGAAATTGAAATTAAGTTAATGGTTAACCAACCGATGCTCGGCATAGTGGAATACCTCCAAAATAACATGTCTTCCTTCTTCCTACAAAGATAGCAATTTGATTAAAATCTGGTTTAAGTCAAAATTACAAATTTCGTGATTGAATTTACTTACTAAGAAGTGGTGTCCCCACTCTTTGTCCAGGTAATGCCGATCTTTAAAGAACTGAGGAATACGAAAACACAAAAAAGTAACATCATTTACCCAAATGCGTAAACGTGGTAAACAATTGATACGGGGAGAAACAAGAAAATCAGGAATCAAGCAACTGCTAGAAACTCTAATAAGTGGATTGGTCAAGCTTAAGTAACACCTGGCAACATGCCACAACTGATATCGACTTCCTGAGTCAATATCCACTTTTTTACATCCAAAACATGATACACATTAGCAGAACCCCAAACAGAAAATGTTTGTCCAAACCTAGCATCTTGACTTCTTGAATCCACAAGATCCTCTTGACAATCTAATAGATAGCAAAAACTCATATATCCCCTGAAGAGAACTTTGACAATCATATTTTTTCAGCTAGTTGGATAAGATGGAACAAATGAACAAACCCGGTCTTGATGATGTTTATAAAATATATCCCAGTTCTTCTTTGCATCTCTTTCATACTTCTCTGATAAAATAAATACCAATTTAGCGAATaaagttcacttataacaagcAAGAAATTTCTTTGAAATTAAAAGAAAAGTGATGGCAGAACCTCTCCAGAAGCCAGATATTTCATCATTTGGAGTAGAATATATTTGTATCTTTGGCTGTTGTGGTTGTTGATTTCTGTCCACTCTTGCTTCCATTTTAGAAGTGGTTGACATTGCCCTCTATCTTTTCTACTACAAATAAATTggtaaaacaataaaattcaataactaACATCAAAGCATTGATCTTCGCTTAACAAATAAAGCAACAAAGATATTTTTGGGAGTTAAAAAAAACCTTGAGAATTCAGATGCGACACAGCCGAAGATATCGCTCCtcagaataaaaaatattcattgcaagaaaaatttgaaattttagctAAATTAAAGTCGCCTCGTGAATGAATTTCGATTCCACCCTTGTGCcagtaaaattttcaaaattaagcaACACCAACAAAGGTTAGAGATACTTGGGCGATCATCTACATATCAATCAGTCATTCCAACAACACAGAAACTAAACCAGTGCTCAAAAGAATGAATATAAAAACTGAAACTTTAAAGtgattataaaatatgaaagcAAATCAAATCTTCGGAGAAGAACAGAAGCCCCATTTACAGTTATATTAAGAGTCGTTTCATTTGCAGTTTCAGCAAATAGCAAAGGAAAATTCAAGCAGAAACGACGAAGTAAATCGAAATCCAACCTTTTCTCAATTTCTTCACTAAAATGGAATGAATCGAGCAGCGTTTGATCCACTTAAATCGGCACTCTTTCCCCCTGTTTGATCAAGATTTTATGCTAATCAAAGTTGGTATGAAATGATTGGAACATATTGGAAAGCATAAGAGCTGTCGAGTGGGGAAGAAGCCGTGAGGGTTTATCCGGGCAAATATTTGAGGGTatgattggtattttaaaaaatttacataatgcAAAATTCACATGCAAGTTTTAAGATATTGCTTCGAGAGATCATATATACAAAGTTCCGACTTCCGGCCAcgttgaataaaataataaaacataaaacctCATACGAGAACATCTCAtgtattaattttatgagataaattttttattcacctcaatttatgaaaaatataaattttaagttaaaaGTCTTTTATTCACctcaatttatgaaaaatttaaattttatgataatattatttttcattccaAATATGAATCAAGTCAATCTATTTCATTGATATAGATACTtaaaatcgtctcacaagagatctatccATAGTTAAATATGACGATTATCCAAACTGACGGTTCTAATATGTCAGAACCGATCAAAAAATGATTGGATGATCAAAATCGATCATAAGAGGTCAACAATCAGTCTGACCGATTcatacattttaattttttttaaaaaaacaggaaattactttttatatttaaaatttaaaattctatttttgattttatatatatgattatttaaattttgaactttattaaaaatattattttaataatattagattttattttaattttttaaaaatatatataattatatttaattatatttatattgtttatattttaaacatggataaatattttttattatttatatataaatatttaaaatatatattatttattatattatattattattttatataatataatggtTTTCCGGTCCGACCATcagaattattttttaagttaaaTCGGTAACTAAGGGTTGGACCGACTGAACTATTTTTTAAGATAAACCGGTTCGATTATCTCTCGATTATGAAAACATTGTATTAACAATTGGGCTCACCATGAGATCAAATTATTATCCTAAAAATGTCATTTTCCCTAGCAAAACTAACAATCTCTTTCCTAAAAATCAGCCAACACATCTCTTTTCTCACATCATGGAATCGTTATAAATCAAAGAAATGAGTTATCGTCCGagtaaaaaatcatgcattaacGTCTCGGTATATCCTCGTGTAAATCTTTTGGTGTCTGCTTTGTCTGACTTTCGTTCTTCTCCCTTTtatgatttcatttttttggaTTCAATGTAATACGCTGTGACATATAATGTGCGTTGCATGCCCGAAAATTTTCTGATTATAGTCCAATTGGACATGGATTCGTTGTATGGTGTGTTGGAAATTTCtgtttctctcttctttttttggttaaatttttGGTTTATAGTTTTTTTGTTTCAGATGCAGCATCTTGAAATAGAATatgaaataaacaataaaatttgtgttggaacatttcatgttcgcaatcttgattttgatgttaacaaaactcgTTATTGTGTTTGtaatatatttactcaagtgtgaagttattaaaacataagaagcaaactgaaacttaTTTTAGCCGAACTGAATTTATGGCAAGATTCGGTGTTTTGATAATATCCCTCtgctggatgattcaaatgacaatcggCCAGCTTGACTggtcagaaaactcaatttggaacaagtcataTTTCATGTCAGTTGAGCAAACtcggatgttatcaaggtctaactgatcgctgaattaccaaactgattgtacgaaaacaacaatcagttgggtatgaACAGTTGCCATATTTTCGTCATATCTGTCAGCTCggttattgaaatgaagcgattcagtatgcgtaggaaatataaaaaaataatctacaaatcatcttcagaagccaaagtctgaatcgaagcttaaaatACTGGtaaatgacgatgaagctactggttttgcacaaactgaaatcagcctagagctaggctgatttcagcacaccagctgatactgaaccagttgaactgaactaaactagctgaaactgaactgaaccataccaactgaactgaaccagcagctgaccaaatgaactgaaccagctgcatgctgaccaactgaactgaactagttgaactgaaccagcagctgaccaactgaactgaaccagctgctgaccaattgaactgaaccagttgaaatGAATTCGAACAgatgaactgaaccagaccagttgaaccgaaccagctgaaactgaaccagaccagttgactAGTTGACCAGTCGGAAAAATGTTCAGCAAGGCGAATTtaaccgttgcaatttcagaaacagtacaaaaactttctaaacggtcatattcttgtgtctaacgttgTAAGTACCAGGAATTTAGTTCACGTAACCTAACTGCATGCAATatagggttttatttaaattatgtgtttaattatttttatgaattttatgcataattattgcatgataggatttatttcatggtattttaaaagttcatgcattagggtttctagatgcatttcgcgcttgaacgaggaacggagacaggagaattatcaggaaaattattttcattacatgattaatttttattaattaatataagattttttaaatgtatttttcaagaaatgggctttgttgggtatttttatccgTCGGAGTATATTTTTAAGCGGTACGCGAATTTTATCGAACgagagactttttgagggttcagataggattttcaaaaacttatcaaaacgaaatatttttcgagagtgtgtttagacttaatggacctaattttaagcttattgggcatgaaacttaaaaaaattCCTAGGGCCCATTAGTGCACACTTTAGCATTCTAAATAACTCCTTAATCATCCCTAAACCTAAAATTATTCCCCCACCAGCCGACACTTTCAGCTGCCGAACCCCAAGAAATCCTTTGGCCAAGCATTTTCTTGTAAGAAAAATTCTCCCGCGCTTCCCCGACGCTCATTTCTTCGACGTTCTTGCGTAAATTTCATCAAGGCACTCCATGTAACAATGTTTTTGCATCATTCACGTCCTATATTGGTGTTGTGTATGCATTTGTGTGAGAAAAATTTGATCTAGCCTTGAGTAAGAGAAATTTTCGGTTTTACTTTTGTTTTTGCATTCCCATGATCGATACTCACGTTTTTATGATCTTTTCTTCAAGGGGGCTGCTGTATGGCATCGAAGGGGGTCTGCTATCATCGATAGCAGGGCTGTGCTTACTAGGAGTCAAATGAGTCCAATGATTCAGGCCCATCTCTTTTTTGGGgcccaaaaaattttaaaaaaattattatatataatactaGATAGCCCCCACATATGCATCTGTGGAAGTAAAAGGAAAAATCCAGTTTGTGAAGAATTACTGCAGCCGAAAcatgaattttattattaaaaaatcactcgtaaaattttaagaaattaacGGTCATCTTCGAAATCAAAGTCGGGAGTAGATGAATTAATCTAGCTGGCAATAAGTTGTTGGTATGATTTACCAAACCAGTCTAGTTTTCTTATCGGGGTGGAGTAATGGTGGGAAGCATGGCGGATTAAGGACAAGTATAAAAATCGGAACAAATCAGAAAAAGAGAATCAATAATATATTACCTTCGAATTAATGATTTATTCACTCTTTCTAAGGCGGGGATTCAAGATTTGAgattttccttttgtttttgcttttgaAATATATACACGAGGAAGTTTCCAAATCAAGAAATCTCATGCTATGAAACTTTGCttgagagtgcatagaaaaaacccaaatatttcttaaaatatatattcaaaatttcaaatatcaatatatataaagtatAACGAGATGAAAAATTGAAAACCCTAAAGGCCCCATGAAATCAGTCCATTCGTTCACCATATCAGGTCCAGCTAAGCTCAAAATTCACAAGTGAGGTTGAAAATGTGTATGTGGGGCGTATGAAGAATGTGTGGTGATTGGCTGtaactgatatgtatatttaatGTTGAATTCGGTTGATGAGTAAGACAACTTTTTCCAGTTATTTAGTTGTATAAAAAATGGGAGATTCATTCAAGCTATTAATGTGGCTAAAGATTGTTTGTGTTTGATCATCAACGTCTTTTTATGTGATACTCATATGAATAATGATTGCATTTAGAATCTCAAATGCTCATATTGCTTATAAAATCTTGTTGATTGTCCCGGTCACAATAGCAAGTGCAGAGCGAAGTTTCTCAAAGTTAAAGCTCATCAAAATTTTTCTTCGATCAACCATGTCACAAGAGAGATTGAATGAATTGGCTATGTTATCGATTGAGAAAGAAATTACTGAACAACTTGATTATACAGACTTGATTAGTATTTTTAGCTCTAAAACTGTTGAGCGGGTTGTTTTTTAGTGATCATTTTTGacatgtttgatatttttattcatttagttttttatattgtctttaacatattgatttaatttgaaaaattgttatggaactaaaaaaaatttgaacacaCATTATGATTCAGAGGCTTCATTTTAAAAGTTAGACTCAGGCCCATATATTGTTAGGATCGGCCCTGATCGAGAGGAAGGGGTTTTCTAAGCTGGATGCGAGGCTTCGTCGAGTTGGATGGGAGTTGAGTGTATCCCTTGTTGTTTAGGCTCGTTGGTGAGGGGTTAGGCAAATTTTCTTGAACCAGCGGTGCAAGAGCTGATCCAAGCCATGAACCAGACCCACCaggaccctggtgggtctgatcCACTACCTAGGAAGGCCCGAGCCTTGCTGGAACAAGCCTTGTAGCCGTTCGGGCGTGGGGTAGTGAGATCGGACGCGATGTGCGCTTAGGGGTGAACTTCGATTGGGGTCGAGCTACGCCTTGCATGGGGGTGCAGCCGTGGGTTCAGCAGGTCCAGAGGGAGCCTAGGAATCCTAGGGTTCACTGGTTCCATACAATAATCACAAAACTGTCAAGACGATTAACCAACCAAATCTTAGTTTCTGACATTCTATTCAATATATAAATACCcataataataatcattcaAACAGATATTGCAAAGATAATCCTAAATAATCTTTGATTTCCCAAACAAAATCAGAAGAAAAGGGAATACCTCATTTTAGATTGGCCCCAAAATTGTGGGCGGCGGCTTTAGGACCCTAAGTAATAAATATATGGAGGATATGaatatttatagtttttttaatttaattttaggttgaatttttttaaataaattattggagtttgttgtttttttaaaaaaataattattaagattttataattaatttgatctatattataaaaaaaagatataatattcgtaaaatatcatttattaaATTTGTACAAATATCTTGAACGTTTTATTAACTAatcgataaattaataatttattattttaaacaatGAGTTTTCAATTTTATGATTCTTTTGATACAGTAACATGGATTAGAAAGAAAGGAACCAATTTCATACTTCACGTAATGATGGCGGCGACATATCATCAGCTTCACGAGAGTCCGAAATTAAAGGAGACAGAAACTAAGATGATGTTTTAAATGatgagaattagttgtggctaggATGGTCCAGGAATGGCTGGTCCAGTCGGTTGTGGGTTGGGAT comes from the Primulina huaijiensis isolate GDHJ02 chromosome 8, ASM1229523v2, whole genome shotgun sequence genome and includes:
- the LOC140982836 gene encoding uncharacterized protein, giving the protein MSTTSKMEARVDRNQQPQQPKIQIYSTPNDEISGFWREKYERDAKKNWDIFYKHHQDRFFKDRHYLDKEWGHHFLEEGRHVILEVGCGAGNTVFPLLATYPDIFVHACDFSPRAVDLVKRHRDFTEARINAFVCDLTIDDLYLHISPSSVDIVTMIFVLSAVSPEKMALVVQNIKKVLKPNGHILFRDYATGDLAQERFIGKEQKISENFYVRGDGTRAFYFSVEFLENLFKESGFNMKEHVLCCKQVENRSRKIVMNRRWVQAVFQAAYCTTGSAVSHLQGDNDKPKDVENGFEIEISEGMAIEMFGVPPSSEEVVDVAIKDYNFKIKLLSKEYQHTCTSTGLMLWESARLMAYVLATNQEIVSGKRVLELGCGCSGICSMIAARSANLVVATDGDTKVLKFLTENVSSNLESPFLDTLHTRKLEWGNETDIEAIRKLNRKRFDVIIGTDVTYIPQAINPLFATARELMSSGRIMEQDQKPVLILCHVLRRVDELYLTSAASEYGFRLVDRWPESNPHDPFQGIVKNWFSDRQYAVPSTALSIMYFSVADTKDD